In Proteus vulgaris, one DNA window encodes the following:
- the metG gene encoding methionine--tRNA ligase has translation MSHVANKLLVTCALPYANGSIHLGHILEHIQADIWVRYQRMRGKEVHFICADDAHGTPIMLKAQQLGITPEAMIEEMSKEHQQDFAGFNISYDNYHSTHSEESRELSTKIYLALKKNGHIKSKTISQLYDEEKGMFLPDRFVKGTCPKCKAQDQYGDNCEVCGSTYSPTELINPRSVVSGSTPVMRETEHYFFDLPAFSNMLQAWIRSGALQEQVANKMQEWFDSGLQQWDITRDAPYFGFEIPDAPGKYFYVWLDAPIGYMSSFLNLCEKRGDLNFDEFWNKDSKADLYHFIGKDIVYFHSLFWPAMLEGSEYRKPTNLFVHGYVTVNGAKMSKSRGTFITARAYLDHFDADCLRYYYAAKLSSRIDDIDLNLEDFVQRVNSDIVNKVVNLASRTAGFISKRFDGKLADSLDDAKLYQHFVDMQETIAQSFENREFSKAVREIMALADEANRYIDEKAPWVVAKQEGQDAQLQAICTMGINLFRVLMTYLKPVLPSLTERSEAFLQTQLTWDALAQPLLGQEITKFKALFNRIEMDKANAMVEASKSTIAPVKEVTGPLADSPIQETIKFDDFAKIDMRIAEIKQADFVEGSDKLLKLILDLGGETRQVFSGIRTAYPDPKVLEGRLTVMVANLAPRKMRFGISEGMVMAAGPGDKDIFLLSPDTGAKPGQQVK, from the coding sequence ATGTCTCACGTCGCGAATAAATTATTGGTAACCTGCGCGTTACCTTATGCTAACGGTTCAATTCATCTCGGTCATATCCTTGAGCACATTCAGGCAGATATCTGGGTCCGTTATCAACGAATGCGCGGCAAAGAAGTTCATTTCATCTGCGCTGACGATGCCCACGGCACTCCAATTATGTTGAAAGCTCAACAATTGGGTATAACCCCAGAAGCCATGATTGAAGAAATGAGCAAAGAGCATCAGCAGGATTTTGCTGGCTTCAATATCAGCTATGATAATTATCACTCTACACACAGTGAAGAAAGTCGTGAATTATCGACGAAAATTTATCTAGCACTGAAGAAAAATGGTCACATCAAAAGCAAAACAATTTCTCAGCTGTATGATGAAGAAAAAGGCATGTTTCTTCCTGACCGTTTTGTAAAAGGCACGTGCCCTAAATGTAAAGCACAAGACCAATACGGTGATAACTGTGAAGTATGTGGCTCAACATACAGCCCTACAGAATTAATTAATCCACGTTCTGTCGTTTCAGGATCAACACCTGTAATGCGCGAAACAGAACACTACTTCTTTGACTTACCTGCATTCAGCAACATGCTACAAGCATGGATCCGTTCAGGCGCACTGCAAGAACAAGTTGCGAATAAAATGCAAGAATGGTTCGACAGTGGTTTACAACAATGGGATATCACTCGTGATGCGCCTTATTTCGGTTTCGAAATTCCAGATGCACCGGGTAAATATTTCTATGTATGGCTAGATGCACCGATTGGCTACATGAGTTCATTCTTAAACTTATGTGAAAAACGCGGTGATTTAAATTTTGATGAGTTTTGGAATAAAGACAGCAAAGCTGACCTTTATCACTTTATTGGCAAAGATATCGTCTATTTCCACAGCTTATTCTGGCCTGCTATGTTAGAAGGCAGTGAATATCGCAAGCCAACAAACCTATTTGTTCATGGTTATGTCACTGTAAATGGCGCCAAGATGTCTAAGTCTCGTGGCACATTTATTACTGCTCGTGCCTATCTTGATCATTTTGATGCTGATTGCCTACGTTATTATTATGCAGCAAAACTTTCATCACGCATTGACGATATTGACCTAAACTTAGAAGACTTTGTTCAGCGCGTAAATAGCGACATCGTAAATAAAGTCGTTAACCTAGCATCACGTACCGCTGGTTTTATCAGCAAGCGTTTTGATGGCAAATTAGCAGATTCTTTAGATGATGCTAAGCTTTATCAGCACTTTGTTGATATGCAAGAAACCATTGCACAATCATTCGAAAATCGTGAATTTAGTAAAGCCGTTCGTGAAATTATGGCATTAGCTGATGAAGCTAACCGTTATATTGACGAAAAAGCACCTTGGGTAGTGGCAAAACAAGAAGGTCAAGACGCTCAGTTACAAGCAATCTGCACCATGGGAATTAACTTGTTCCGCGTGTTGATGACGTATCTGAAACCAGTATTACCTTCACTAACAGAACGTTCAGAAGCATTTTTGCAAACTCAATTAACATGGGATGCACTTGCACAACCGCTGTTAGGCCAAGAAATCACTAAATTCAAAGCGCTGTTTAACCGTATTGAAATGGATAAAGCCAATGCAATGGTTGAAGCATCTAAAAGTACCATTGCACCCGTAAAAGAAGTCACTGGTCCATTAGCTGATTCACCGATCCAAGAAACCATCAAGTTTGATGATTTTGCAAAAATTGATATGCGTATCGCTGAAATTAAACAAGCAGATTTTGTTGAAGGCTCAGACAAACTGTTGAAATTAATTTTGGACTTAGGTGGAGAAACTCGCCAAGTATTTTCCGGTATTCGTACAGCATACCCAGATCCTAAAGTGTTAGAAGGTCGCTTAACAGTAATGGTGGCAAACTTAGCACCTCGTAAAATGCGTTTTGGTATTTCAGAAGGCATGGTAATGGCTGCCGGCCCAGGTGATAAAGATATCTTCTTACTCAGCCCAGATACTGGTGCAAAACCGGGCCAACAAGTGAAATAA
- the apbC gene encoding iron-sulfur cluster carrier protein ApbC, which yields MSDKSPEQTTPEILNEKVSGVLSTFEHPTLKRNLLSLKALHQCAMIDDVLHIELVMPFVWKKPFQALIEEKTAELRDITGAKAIEWKLKHNISTLRRANDLPGVNGVRNILAVSSGKGGVGKSSTAVNLALALAQEGAKVGILDADIYGPSIPNMLGTTMERPTSPDGQHMAPIMAYGLASNSIGYLVTDDNAMVWRGPMASKALMQMLQDTLWPDLDYLVIDMPPGTGDIQLTLSQNIPVTAAVVVTTPQDIALVDAMKGIVMFKKVNVPVLGIIENMSAHICSNCGHLEPIFGTGGAAKLAEKYHCQLLGQVPLHISLREDLDRGQPTVMRDPEGEFADIYREIASTVSAQMYWDGDAIPTEISFRAV from the coding sequence ATGAGTGATAAATCCCCCGAGCAGACCACCCCTGAGATTCTGAACGAAAAAGTTTCAGGTGTCTTGTCTACTTTTGAACACCCGACATTGAAACGTAATCTGCTTTCTCTAAAAGCATTACATCAATGTGCGATGATTGACGATGTTCTTCATATCGAATTAGTGATGCCATTTGTTTGGAAAAAACCTTTCCAAGCGCTAATCGAAGAAAAGACAGCTGAACTTCGTGACATCACAGGCGCAAAAGCGATTGAATGGAAACTCAAGCATAATATTTCAACCTTACGTCGTGCAAATGATCTGCCTGGCGTTAATGGTGTGCGTAATATTCTTGCTGTGAGCTCTGGTAAAGGTGGTGTAGGTAAATCAAGTACAGCCGTTAACCTTGCATTAGCTCTTGCACAAGAAGGTGCTAAAGTGGGTATCCTTGATGCGGATATTTATGGGCCGTCTATTCCTAATATGTTAGGTACCACAATGGAGCGTCCAACGTCTCCTGATGGACAACATATGGCGCCAATTATGGCTTATGGATTAGCGTCTAACTCTATCGGTTATTTAGTGACTGATGATAATGCGATGGTATGGCGTGGTCCTATGGCAAGCAAGGCGTTAATGCAAATGCTCCAAGATACGTTGTGGCCTGACTTAGATTATCTCGTTATCGATATGCCACCAGGAACAGGTGATATTCAATTAACCTTATCCCAAAATATCCCTGTAACCGCAGCGGTTGTGGTAACAACACCTCAAGATATTGCGCTGGTGGATGCAATGAAAGGGATTGTCATGTTTAAGAAAGTCAATGTGCCTGTATTAGGTATCATTGAAAACATGAGTGCGCATATTTGTAGTAACTGTGGTCACCTTGAGCCTATCTTTGGTACCGGTGGCGCGGCGAAATTGGCAGAGAAATATCATTGCCAATTATTAGGTCAAGTTCCTCTTCATATCTCTTTACGTGAAGACTTAGACCGTGGACAGCCAACAGTGATGCGTGATCCAGAAGGTGAATTTGCTGATATTTATCGCGAAATAGCGTCAACCGTTTCTGCTCAAATGTATTGGGATGGTGATGCAATTCCAACGGAAATTTCTTTCCGCGCAGTGTAA
- the udk gene encoding uridine kinase translates to MADTAHQCTIVGIAGASASGKSLIASTLYRELRAQVGDHNIGVIPEDCYYRDQSDLTMEERYKVNYDHPNSMDHSLLYQHLCELKAGKAIELPQYDYVAHTRKAESIPFRPKKVIIIEGILLLTDKRLREEMDFSIFVDTPLDICLMRRIKRDVNERGRSLDSVIEQYNKTVRPMFFQFIEPSKQYADIIVPRGGKNRVAIDILKAKIGQFCE, encoded by the coding sequence ATGGCTGACACAGCACATCAGTGCACAATTGTAGGTATCGCTGGAGCTTCTGCTTCGGGTAAAAGTCTTATTGCAAGTACGCTTTACCGTGAATTAAGAGCGCAAGTAGGTGATCATAATATCGGTGTGATACCAGAAGATTGTTATTATCGTGACCAAAGTGATTTAACGATGGAAGAACGATATAAGGTCAATTATGACCACCCAAATTCGATGGATCACTCACTTTTATACCAACATTTGTGTGAATTAAAAGCAGGAAAAGCCATCGAACTCCCCCAATATGATTACGTCGCTCACACACGCAAAGCAGAATCCATTCCTTTTAGACCAAAAAAAGTTATCATCATTGAAGGCATTTTGTTATTAACAGACAAACGCCTACGTGAAGAGATGGATTTTTCTATTTTTGTTGATACGCCATTAGATATCTGTTTAATGCGTAGAATTAAACGTGATGTAAATGAACGTGGGCGTAGCTTAGACTCAGTCATTGAACAATATAATAAAACTGTTCGTCCGATGTTTTTCCAGTTTATTGAACCTTCTAAACAATATGCCGATATTATTGTGCCAAGAGGGGGTAAAAACCGCGTTGCGATTGATATTCTGAAAGCAAAAATAGGGCAGTTCTGCGAATAA
- the dcd gene encoding dCTP deaminase: MRLCDRDIIQWLDEGKLVIEPRPPVERINGATADVRLGNQFRVFQGHTAAYIDLSGPKAEVNAALERVMSDEIVLPEGEAFYLHPGELALAVTLESVTLPDNVVGWLDGRSSLARLGLMVHVTAHRIDPGWHGQIVLEFFNSGKLPLALRPGMVIGALSFEPMSGPADRPYNRRQDAKYKNQQGAVGSRISED, translated from the coding sequence ATGCGATTATGCGACCGTGATATTATTCAGTGGCTGGATGAAGGTAAATTAGTCATTGAGCCTCGCCCGCCTGTCGAGCGAATTAACGGCGCAACAGCAGATGTTCGCTTAGGAAACCAGTTTCGTGTTTTCCAAGGACATACTGCCGCTTATATTGATCTGAGTGGCCCAAAAGCTGAAGTGAATGCTGCATTAGAACGTGTGATGAGTGATGAAATTGTTTTACCTGAAGGTGAAGCGTTTTACTTACATCCTGGTGAATTAGCATTAGCTGTGACACTTGAGTCAGTCACATTACCTGATAATGTGGTGGGATGGTTAGATGGACGCTCATCATTAGCACGCTTAGGTTTGATGGTGCACGTTACTGCACATCGTATTGATCCTGGTTGGCATGGACAAATCGTATTAGAATTCTTTAATTCAGGTAAACTGCCTCTTGCATTAAGACCGGGCATGGTGATTGGCGCATTAAGCTTTGAACCTATGTCAGGCCCTGCGGATAGACCTTATAATCGTCGTCAAGATGCTAAGTATAAAAATCAACAAGGTGCGGTAGGTAGTCGAATTAGTGAAGATTAA
- the asmA gene encoding outer membrane assembly protein AsmA, which yields MKRFLTTLAILLVVILAGLTALVLLINPNDFRGYLVERVEKQSGYKLTLQDDMRWHVWPKLSIISGKMSLTAPGAEMPLITADNMRLDVELLPLLSHQLEVKEVMLKGAVVRQTPESKAIPKIVSPSTPKDVSHPVIETRANNWQLNIAKVKISDSLIIWQMKDGEQLNLRDINLSLKTDDKKQINLEMSTKVNRDRREITLNVAANANMNSYPYQINGTITQLDYALSGVEIPENGITGSLTSDFMIQNEGVRKISFDNLNLTANDSQLQGSVSAEFANKTRYQVDLKGEQLNLNTLLPELAATKTTETALLVPKDNKIPSSFSLFNTAHAAPAPNATIMAKPVITSVTIENKEYDLSHWGDIEFTLKLALNKLLYKDLEINHFKLDALNNPNSLNIQTLTGKILQGDFSLPTVISTSIVPAHISMDITMNNIPLQPLLHAFNQPENFSGLISAKGNVEGAGYNRKAFYHYWQGTLNTSLTQFKMQGLNVPQVIQQSIAQATDKVIYPEDIESYTQADNVIAQFKLTPKGQLAVNSLDAQADAYQIKGQGKVNLQRHDLDVTLLVNIKKGWGKENEFIRQLAKIDIPLRLYGDWNAVQYELNVEKLLRDQLQQKAKQAIDNWLNKQDAESPEVKALNQLLKKI from the coding sequence ATGAAAAGGTTTTTGACAACACTGGCTATTTTGCTTGTGGTTATTTTGGCAGGCTTAACAGCATTAGTTTTACTCATTAACCCTAATGATTTCCGTGGATATCTTGTTGAAAGAGTTGAAAAACAAAGCGGTTATAAACTTACATTACAAGATGATATGCGTTGGCATGTTTGGCCAAAACTGAGCATTATCAGTGGTAAAATGTCATTGACAGCACCTGGTGCTGAAATGCCTTTAATTACAGCGGATAATATGCGTCTGGATGTTGAGTTATTACCGCTTCTTTCTCATCAACTTGAAGTAAAAGAAGTCATGCTTAAAGGTGCCGTAGTACGTCAAACACCCGAAAGTAAGGCTATTCCGAAAATAGTTTCTCCTTCTACACCTAAAGATGTTTCTCACCCAGTGATTGAAACAAGAGCGAATAATTGGCAGTTAAATATTGCCAAAGTTAAAATTTCAGACAGCTTAATTATTTGGCAAATGAAAGATGGCGAGCAGCTTAATTTGCGTGATATTAATTTATCGCTGAAAACAGATGATAAAAAACAAATTAATCTAGAGATGAGTACGAAAGTAAATCGTGATCGTCGTGAGATAACGCTAAATGTTGCTGCTAATGCTAATATGAACAGCTATCCTTACCAAATCAATGGTACGATCACGCAGTTAGATTATGCATTATCCGGAGTGGAAATCCCTGAAAATGGCATAACAGGAAGTTTGACTTCGGATTTTATGATCCAAAATGAGGGTGTGAGAAAAATTTCATTTGATAACCTAAATCTCACTGCTAATGATAGTCAATTACAAGGCAGTGTTAGTGCAGAGTTTGCAAATAAAACACGTTATCAGGTTGATTTAAAAGGTGAACAATTAAATTTAAATACGTTGTTACCAGAGTTAGCAGCGACTAAAACAACTGAAACCGCATTATTGGTTCCTAAAGATAATAAAATACCATCATCATTTTCATTATTTAATACTGCGCATGCGGCCCCAGCACCAAATGCCACGATTATGGCCAAGCCGGTTATTACTTCAGTGACTATTGAAAATAAAGAATATGATTTAAGCCATTGGGGCGATATTGAATTTACGCTGAAATTAGCACTAAATAAGCTCCTTTATAAAGATTTAGAGATTAATCATTTTAAACTTGATGCGCTAAATAACCCTAATTCGCTAAATATTCAAACTTTAACAGGAAAAATTCTTCAGGGTGATTTTTCACTTCCTACCGTGATTTCTACAAGTATTGTGCCAGCACATATTAGTATGGATATCACAATGAATAATATTCCGTTACAACCTCTATTGCATGCGTTCAATCAGCCTGAAAATTTCAGTGGATTAATTTCAGCTAAAGGAAATGTCGAAGGTGCGGGATATAACCGAAAAGCCTTTTATCATTACTGGCAGGGCACCCTGAATACCTCATTAACTCAATTTAAGATGCAGGGCTTAAATGTCCCTCAGGTGATCCAGCAATCTATTGCTCAAGCGACAGATAAAGTGATTTATCCTGAAGATATCGAAAGTTACACTCAAGCAGATAATGTCATTGCCCAATTTAAATTAACACCCAAAGGACAATTGGCGGTTAATTCCCTTGATGCTCAAGCTGATGCTTATCAAATTAAAGGGCAGGGTAAAGTTAACCTTCAACGTCATGATCTTGATGTAACATTATTGGTTAATATTAAAAAAGGGTGGGGTAAAGAAAATGAATTTATCCGCCAACTGGCTAAAATTGATATTCCATTAAGACTTTATGGGGATTGGAATGCGGTGCAATATGAGCTCAATGTTGAAAAATTATTGCGCGATCAATTACAGCAAAAAGCGAAACAAGCTATCGATAATTGGCTGAATAAGCAAGATGCTGAAAGCCCAGAAGTAAAAGCACTTAATCAGCTATTGAAGAAAATTTAA
- the dcuC gene encoding anaerobic C4-dicarboxylate transporter DcuC produces the protein MIEILIGALVAVGVGRYIVKGYSPTGVLMTGGLLLLIISVIMGRAVLPASATATGYGLIDIVEYVKNLLMSRGGDLGMMIMILCGFASYMTHIGANDVVVKLASRPLKMINSPYLLMVAAYIVACLMSLAVSSATGLGVLLMATLFPVMVNMGISRGAAAAICASPASIILAPTSGDVILAAEASQMPLIDFAFKTTLPISIAAIIGMCIAHFFWQRYLDRKEHIETEMLDVNEIKTHAPSFYAILPFTPIIGVLVFDGKWLPELHIVAIIIICMILAAIIEFIRSFSAKQVFEGLEVAYRGMADAFAQVVMLLVAAGVFAQGLTTVGFINALIEGAQSLGSGAIVMMIALVLITMLAAMTTGSGNAPFYAFVELIPRLASNMGVNPAYLTIPMLQASNLGRTLSPVSGVVVAVSGMAKISPFEVMKRVSVPVLVGLIIVIVATEILVPSTLG, from the coding sequence ATGATTGAAATTCTTATCGGCGCCTTAGTTGCTGTAGGCGTTGGACGCTATATTGTAAAAGGCTATTCACCAACCGGCGTTTTAATGACAGGTGGTCTGTTATTACTGATCATCAGCGTTATTATGGGAAGGGCTGTTTTACCTGCAAGTGCAACTGCGACAGGCTACGGCTTAATCGATATTGTTGAGTATGTGAAAAATCTACTAATGAGCCGTGGTGGCGATTTAGGTATGATGATCATGATACTTTGTGGTTTTGCTTCTTATATGACACACATTGGTGCTAATGATGTTGTTGTTAAATTAGCATCACGCCCGCTGAAAATGATCAACTCACCTTATCTGCTGATGGTTGCTGCTTATATTGTTGCATGCCTAATGTCACTGGCCGTTTCATCAGCAACAGGTTTAGGGGTGTTGTTAATGGCAACACTGTTCCCTGTTATGGTGAATATGGGAATTAGTCGCGGTGCGGCAGCTGCAATTTGTGCGTCTCCAGCCTCTATCATTTTAGCGCCAACATCAGGCGATGTTATTTTAGCTGCTGAAGCATCTCAAATGCCACTGATTGATTTTGCATTTAAAACCACATTACCTATCTCTATTGCTGCAATTATTGGTATGTGTATTGCACACTTCTTCTGGCAACGTTACCTTGACCGCAAAGAGCACATTGAAACTGAAATGTTAGACGTGAATGAAATCAAAACTCACGCACCAAGTTTCTATGCTATTTTACCTTTTACGCCAATCATTGGTGTTTTAGTTTTTGATGGTAAATGGTTACCAGAGCTTCATATCGTTGCCATTATTATCATCTGTATGATTTTAGCCGCTATTATCGAATTTATTCGTAGCTTCAGTGCAAAACAAGTTTTTGAAGGTTTAGAAGTTGCTTACCGCGGCATGGCAGATGCATTTGCTCAAGTTGTTATGTTATTAGTTGCTGCGGGAGTATTTGCTCAAGGCTTAACAACTGTTGGTTTTATTAATGCCTTAATTGAAGGAGCTCAGTCATTAGGCTCAGGTGCCATTGTGATGATGATTGCACTGGTATTAATTACGATGTTAGCTGCAATGACAACGGGCTCTGGGAATGCACCATTCTATGCTTTTGTTGAATTAATTCCTCGCTTAGCAAGCAATATGGGTGTTAACCCAGCTTATTTAACTATTCCTATGTTACAAGCTTCAAACTTAGGCCGTACATTATCGCCTGTTTCTGGTGTTGTGGTTGCGGTATCTGGTATGGCAAAAATTTCACCGTTTGAAGTGATGAAACGTGTTTCTGTACCAGTATTAGTAGGGTTGATTATTGTTATTGTTGCGACAGAAATTCTGGTACCCAGTACACTAGGTTAA
- a CDS encoding type VI secretion system Vgr family protein gives MENIARFNGQNRYHLNVQGCDVLFDVEHFTGREAISDTYHYQITFTCQAQDLQPQQLLRRSATLSFTPPLNSLTDLATQEPITKQVHGVVTQFRRLSGSVDEARYQLVIEPVFALLRHQIRTHRFFLNQSVPDVVSQILREHNFKDWEFEFTLKNEYPKREQINQYHESDRQFIERLLSEVGIFYSFYLQDQTQTEVIRFADRQSAYTFDKTLPLNSPSGMNDNHQESVWGLSLHHQVVEQNVFTKDYNHRQSQDTLISAVTDMTRGEGDDIHYGEVYHYQARHLTRGDKITPEAETANFWARLDHERFLTRQTRLKGESNADFLSPLQVLSITDSTIPSSLPSVFQSPILITRVRFSGGREKALQVRFNATPYSETLCWRPIVKPRPIITGTLTARITSAKDNDIYAHQNEHGFYWVKFDADRDEKPMGYESMPVRLAKPYAGDTYGLHFPLIQGTEVAIAFHEGDPDRPYIAHALHDSRHPDHVTDRNNTRNVIRTPANNKLRMEDKRGQEHIKLSTEYGGKSQLSLGHIVDANRDKRGEGFELRTDSWGAIRAGKGLLLTTEEQTKASEQQLNIVEIKRQLSDALSTAESLSVLLEKAEIDALDNETQEIFLDNSITELKEPVIIAGAPGGIAVSTPKHIQHSSNGNQIYSAAGNTEISSLKRLFLVAKKKIALFAHELGIKLVSAAGKIEIQAQTDALDLIAQKAINITSTNDEIIISANKKITLQSGGSYITIEATQIEHGTGGDFNIKSASLQYSDVATLNTPYPKFTACESMASEAAQNGDGIIPLS, from the coding sequence ATGGAGAATATAGCCAGGTTTAACGGACAAAATCGCTATCACCTTAATGTACAGGGTTGTGATGTTTTATTTGATGTAGAACACTTCACCGGACGCGAAGCAATAAGTGATACCTATCATTATCAAATAACATTTACTTGCCAAGCTCAGGATTTACAACCGCAACAACTGTTGCGTCGTAGTGCAACGCTATCTTTTACACCACCGCTAAATAGCCTGACTGATTTAGCCACACAAGAACCCATCACCAAGCAAGTTCATGGTGTTGTCACCCAATTTCGGCGTCTATCAGGTTCGGTTGATGAAGCGCGTTATCAACTCGTGATTGAGCCTGTTTTTGCATTATTACGCCATCAAATCCGTACACATCGTTTCTTCCTCAACCAGTCGGTGCCCGATGTTGTCAGCCAAATTTTACGTGAGCATAATTTTAAAGATTGGGAGTTTGAATTTACACTGAAAAATGAATATCCCAAACGTGAGCAAATCAACCAATATCATGAAAGTGATCGCCAATTTATTGAACGATTATTAAGCGAAGTCGGTATTTTTTATTCGTTCTATTTGCAAGACCAAACACAAACCGAAGTGATCCGCTTTGCTGATCGCCAAAGTGCTTATACCTTTGATAAAACGCTGCCTTTAAACAGCCCATCAGGTATGAATGATAATCACCAAGAAAGCGTATGGGGGTTATCATTACATCATCAAGTGGTTGAACAAAATGTATTCACCAAAGACTATAACCACCGCCAATCACAAGACACCTTGATTTCAGCAGTAACGGATATGACCCGTGGTGAAGGGGATGATATTCATTATGGTGAAGTTTATCATTACCAAGCAAGACACCTTACTCGTGGTGATAAAATCACACCAGAAGCCGAAACCGCAAACTTTTGGGCAAGGCTTGATCATGAACGTTTTCTAACTCGACAAACTCGCTTAAAAGGCGAAAGTAATGCAGATTTTTTATCACCGCTACAAGTGCTTTCCATCACTGACAGCACAATACCTTCATCATTACCCTCAGTGTTTCAGTCACCCATTTTAATTACCCGCGTACGCTTTAGTGGTGGCCGAGAAAAAGCACTACAAGTACGATTTAATGCAACTCCTTATAGTGAAACACTTTGTTGGCGCCCTATTGTTAAGCCTCGCCCCATTATTACAGGCACACTGACTGCACGCATTACTAGTGCAAAAGATAACGATATTTACGCACACCAAAATGAACACGGCTTTTATTGGGTAAAATTTGATGCCGATCGTGATGAAAAACCGATGGGCTATGAAAGTATGCCAGTACGTTTGGCAAAACCTTATGCAGGTGACACCTATGGACTGCATTTCCCGTTAATTCAAGGCACAGAAGTGGCTATCGCCTTTCATGAAGGCGATCCTGACCGACCTTATATCGCCCATGCATTGCATGATTCACGCCATCCCGACCATGTAACGGATAGAAACAACACTCGTAATGTTATTCGTACTCCGGCTAATAATAAGCTACGTATGGAGGATAAACGCGGGCAAGAACATATCAAACTCAGTACCGAATACGGAGGTAAATCTCAATTAAGCTTAGGTCATATTGTCGATGCCAATCGTGATAAACGTGGCGAAGGTTTTGAGTTACGCACTGATAGTTGGGGAGCAATAAGAGCGGGTAAAGGATTACTTCTTACGACAGAAGAACAAACTAAAGCAAGTGAGCAACAACTCAATATTGTTGAAATAAAACGCCAACTTTCTGATGCATTATCAACAGCAGAATCACTGTCTGTACTATTAGAAAAAGCAGAAATTGATGCTTTAGATAACGAGACACAAGAAATCTTTTTAGATAATAGTATTACGGAATTAAAAGAGCCTGTAATAATTGCTGGGGCCCCAGGGGGAATTGCTGTTTCTACACCTAAACATATTCAGCATAGTAGTAACGGTAATCAAATATATTCAGCGGCAGGAAATACCGAAATATCATCTCTTAAGCGTCTGTTTTTAGTGGCGAAGAAAAAAATTGCACTCTTTGCTCATGAGTTAGGAATAAAACTAGTAAGTGCGGCAGGAAAAATTGAAATACAAGCACAAACAGATGCCCTTGATTTAATTGCCCAAAAAGCGATTAATATCACAAGTACAAATGATGAAATTATTATTAGTGCTAATAAGAAAATAACCCTTCAATCTGGAGGATCTTATATCACGATAGAAGCAACTCAGATTGAACATGGAACAGGTGGGGATTTTAATATCAAAAGTGCTAGTCTCCAATATTCTGATGTTGCAACATTAAATACACCTTATCCTAAATTTACTGCTTGTGAATCAATGGCGAGTGAAGCGGCTCAAAATGGCGACGGAATTATCCCTTTAAGCTAA
- a CDS encoding DUF4123 domain-containing protein, producing MEYYLSQAKNFSEHQFAVIDKAFANELVERYPTLDIVSSHLKPQSHLYPALISLHELSSSEWQSIISEIIQQSSEISSSAKICLLLESHLSANEIKNELANMLLISDEQQNYVLRYYDPRVLFHLSWILTPWQLQILLKTHLIQSWTYLLENQWNTLYFPEHIAYQKNSPTDLPLTQICQIGLINQILNKLPSVNILSERIKISQLINKLITQAHNLELIEQDDIIAFVLYGITYQCAFWLQSDFKELLYLSSKNPKYFSRMILQIDNSKWNKTKSETPTLIDIYGE from the coding sequence ATGGAATATTATTTATCACAAGCTAAAAACTTCAGTGAACATCAATTCGCTGTTATAGATAAAGCATTTGCAAATGAGTTAGTTGAACGTTATCCGACGTTAGATATCGTTTCATCACATCTCAAACCGCAATCACATCTCTATCCCGCATTGATATCATTGCATGAGTTATCATCATCTGAATGGCAATCTATAATATCTGAAATAATACAACAGTCGTCAGAAATATCATCTTCTGCAAAAATTTGTTTACTATTAGAAAGTCATTTATCGGCAAATGAAATAAAAAATGAATTGGCAAATATGTTGCTAATTAGCGATGAACAACAAAATTACGTACTACGTTATTATGATCCTAGAGTTTTATTTCATTTATCTTGGATCTTAACACCTTGGCAATTACAGATTTTATTAAAAACTCATTTAATTCAATCATGGACTTACTTATTAGAAAATCAATGGAATACATTATACTTTCCAGAACATATTGCTTATCAAAAAAACTCACCGACTGATTTACCATTAACACAAATTTGCCAAATAGGTTTGATTAATCAAATATTAAATAAATTACCAAGCGTAAACATATTATCTGAAAGAATAAAAATCAGTCAATTAATTAATAAGTTAATTACTCAAGCACATAATTTAGAGTTGATAGAACAGGATGATATTATTGCCTTTGTTCTTTATGGAATAACATATCAATGTGCATTTTGGCTCCAAAGTGATTTTAAAGAGTTATTATATTTATCCTCTAAAAATCCTAAATATTTTTCGAGAATGATACTTCAAATAGATAATTCAAAATGGAATAAAACCAAAAGTGAAACGCCCACTTTAATTGATATTTATGGAGAATAA